One stretch of Aquimarina sp. Aq107 DNA includes these proteins:
- a CDS encoding contractile injection system tape measure protein, producing the protein MVQQKHIVNKQVLEIHVPKHSDTSKIQHELSSLCRNQLTTVLDRVLSQANVSESSLQIDRLTLDLGNVSLQNFETAFIEKLQEELTAYQRADVVLEKPKSDNTHEETPLRAIIYYLKTGVLPWWSKQGNKNDFQEQLALLLEQPSSTFIRLLKELPWNPTYLNRFVYASAEDQLLASFRLVTDLSSAQILKTKNSILNSIQKRYTLEREKAINSFWKTVFLKYTIANRDSVFTKECTKEVLLDLGIDEKEELIADNSRYAYQIKRLVDSCIALYAQNAIGKEFFKQVSSLVNHPFFDQLPPKMLKETKSLLTDVSNTSKETIEELDVNNLLTPLALHLQGLQKELKHLGSKPKSIITEQLSSPFDDTDFISIQNAGLVLFWPFLERFFENIGVMKDKNFVDEVARNKAICVVQYLCDTKEEELFEGALPLNKLLCGLDMDAVVSPIELSAEEKEIAEGLVTAVIAKGPKWKNLSPDGFRASYLCRQGSLRTRDGHWLLQVKRETHDITLEKLPWGFHTVKLPWMKDILVVEWL; encoded by the coding sequence ATGGTACAGCAAAAACACATAGTTAATAAACAGGTTTTAGAAATACATGTACCGAAACATTCGGATACATCCAAGATACAGCATGAATTGAGTTCGTTGTGTAGAAATCAATTGACGACTGTGCTGGATCGTGTGCTTAGCCAAGCGAATGTATCAGAATCATCACTTCAGATTGATCGACTAACATTAGATTTAGGGAATGTGTCTTTGCAAAATTTTGAAACCGCTTTTATCGAAAAATTACAGGAAGAACTCACAGCATATCAACGAGCAGATGTAGTTTTAGAGAAACCAAAAAGTGATAACACTCATGAAGAAACACCACTAAGAGCTATCATTTATTATCTAAAGACAGGCGTATTACCTTGGTGGTCAAAACAAGGAAACAAAAATGATTTTCAGGAGCAATTAGCACTATTATTAGAACAACCAAGTAGCACATTTATTAGATTGTTAAAAGAGTTACCATGGAATCCTACCTACTTAAACCGCTTTGTATATGCAAGTGCAGAAGATCAATTATTAGCTTCTTTTAGGCTTGTTACTGACCTTTCATCTGCTCAGATCCTAAAGACTAAAAACAGTATTCTCAATAGCATTCAGAAGAGATATACTTTAGAAAGGGAGAAAGCAATCAATAGTTTTTGGAAAACAGTTTTTCTAAAATATACCATTGCTAATAGAGATTCAGTATTCACAAAAGAATGTACAAAAGAGGTACTTCTAGATCTGGGGATTGATGAGAAAGAAGAACTTATAGCAGATAATAGTCGGTATGCTTATCAGATCAAAAGATTAGTGGATTCCTGTATTGCCTTGTATGCACAAAATGCAATAGGAAAGGAATTTTTTAAGCAAGTATCATCTTTGGTAAATCATCCTTTTTTTGATCAGCTACCTCCAAAGATGTTGAAAGAGACGAAATCATTACTTACCGATGTAAGCAATACTTCTAAGGAAACTATAGAAGAACTAGATGTCAATAATTTGTTGACGCCTTTAGCATTGCATTTACAAGGATTACAAAAGGAATTGAAGCATTTAGGATCAAAGCCAAAATCTATCATAACAGAACAATTGTCTTCACCATTTGATGATACGGATTTTATATCCATACAAAATGCAGGATTGGTATTGTTCTGGCCATTTTTAGAACGCTTTTTTGAGAATATAGGAGTTATGAAGGATAAGAATTTTGTGGATGAAGTAGCTCGCAACAAAGCAATTTGTGTAGTACAGTATTTATGTGATACCAAAGAAGAGGAATTGTTTGAAGGTGCCTTACCACTGAATAAACTATTGTGTGGTTTGGATATGGATGCCGTTGTATCCCCAATCGAATTGTCAGCCGAAGAAAAAGAAATAGCCGAAGGTCTGGTAACTGCTGTGATAGCAAAAGGTCCTAAATGGAAAAACCTATCTCCTGATGGATTTAGAGCTTCTTATTTGTGCAGGCAAGGTTCCCTAAGAACTAGAGATGGACATTGGTTATTGCAAGTAAAAAGAGAAACGCATGATATTACTTTAGAAAAATTACCATGGGGATTTCATACCGTAAAATTACCATGGATGAAAGATATTCTTGTAGTAGAGTGGTTGTAA
- a CDS encoding GPW/gp25 family protein has protein sequence MNNKFLGNGWSFPPAFAVGGAEVILTSGEEDIKQSLQILLSTSLKERIMHPDFGCDLSQFLFEELDHKFANELSGIVSRAVLLYEPRIEVNNVLITDIDPENGVVHINVDYLVRATNNRFNLIYPFYINEASSVAFDL, from the coding sequence ATGAATAATAAGTTTTTAGGAAACGGATGGTCATTTCCTCCTGCTTTTGCAGTTGGAGGTGCTGAGGTGATACTTACTTCAGGAGAAGAAGATATCAAACAAAGTCTTCAGATTTTGTTATCAACATCACTGAAGGAACGGATAATGCATCCTGATTTTGGGTGTGATCTCTCGCAATTTTTGTTTGAAGAATTGGATCACAAATTTGCCAATGAGTTAAGTGGTATCGTATCTCGTGCCGTATTGTTATACGAACCAAGAATTGAAGTGAATAATGTTTTGATAACAGATATAGATCCCGAAAATGGCGTAGTACATATCAATGTAGATTATTTGGTAAGAGCAACAAATAACCGATTTAATCTTATCTATCCATTCTATATCAATGAAGCTTCTAGTGTGGCATTTGACTTATAA
- a CDS encoding baseplate J/gp47 family protein, translated as MNTIQNIDNILLRDGTSQNDRNSDALSTDYVAIEGRSLEESIEEAQRLAKELQFFDEQNRPTGTWESFLIDDPNIFNQNSLEGRKIQQKYWAKELAAYVENPELFYNNTEKKAKLSKPHVVLFITFLKLMNHVKSKMNGLTEKHLDFYYRKYLQLNPKQAVPDVVNVLLELEENTEYLEVQKGTILQAGEDAEGNELQYVTNEDTVISKAQITQLKSVFVSKQVRTIQNVHQERGKTKDAAFVDMMEMALGHPSPGDALPDFPEESQIEDVFQLHEAVKNENSNAITYVKEVLFLERDEFDRIFLKHQQDKEGIPIDWEAEYELLEKAYERKIIHQRQQSLKELDLTNGFDTMLKKVYGNPNPGDSLPFYNGETVSLEKVLEDLQASNENSEQALEYVEVELLLRKQDFIHLMQTNSDNTISEEDKNKVYRILEFSERQLRSVVIPSPETEQLSDIYDTSNAKDFLFSQYDEEEESKRFKTFGDRLAAIEDHSLKPSEIGFAISSPTLLLKDGKRTIDVLLDLNLSNQKIEDLRAVFDKNVPFQTYLSSAEQWFTPDEVHYSLGNYVGSPSENNLNVEIKDQTITRLDTTNFNVTDIGNYIVDTTQKIYEIVAFKDVKIVEVKEVGIIETPVENVQKYNKDQVYLNALRIRIKLQDNDLPIISFPFSSSFIESDHPVMVCTLQSSIEGQDDQNQMRSSFQHLVDVVLQKAHIRADVQDMQHSIIENDEGTIDTNKPFEPFGFQPEIGTSLYIANDEISQKRLQDVKLHLEWVKQPTSFVNYYKNYWLIQADHTEEELAALNDEQLAELIDQKLGFDAAIIESDHDFKADVFLHDRNAELLLSTKIEDEQGNEVTEGFPLFNKENSISIDDIPTRIKNTSPDYQYKERFGIQTDEEEALLWDRYFRIELTPTNFQHVVFNTLSVKQAISEKVDIKNLKINPPYQPKLKKLGISYTSCDTILAKTAVDSTNKIFHIHPFGYDDITPGEESTLIPAYKDEGSLYLGIAEVNTPQVLSFLFQMAEGSADPEVEKPVVKWSYLRNNEWITLAPSNLLKDGTNGLLNTGIVKVRIPEDATQGGTLMPSHLHWIKISAFKNIEGVSDTIDIRSQVISATLASETVAPVHFENPLTVDTITEELNQIPEVAKITQPFTSSKGKPVEKGDALYKRISERLRHKNRALTMWDYEHMILHQFPEIYKTKCLPASDRIGGVDVIVVPDIKGKLPFNPFAPKVATDTLLKINSYLENLAPTYAEISVSNPSYLQVSTECVVKFYPGYDEVFYKGKLIEEIKRFMSPWAYGEDNEIQIGGSLHASLIINFIAERPYIDYVANLKLFQSEDGKTFTDVRSLNEGKSIVTPSQPDMIMVAAQIHEVYVVNENGFEEDSFEGINYMEISKDFIVT; from the coding sequence ATGAATACTATTCAAAATATAGATAATATACTTCTTAGAGATGGAACCAGCCAGAACGATCGCAATTCGGATGCTCTGAGCACTGATTACGTGGCTATCGAAGGACGTAGTTTAGAAGAATCGATTGAAGAAGCACAACGGTTAGCCAAAGAACTTCAGTTTTTTGATGAACAAAATAGACCTACGGGTACTTGGGAATCATTTCTTATAGATGATCCGAATATATTTAATCAAAATTCGCTAGAAGGCAGAAAAATACAACAAAAATACTGGGCAAAAGAACTAGCTGCCTATGTAGAAAACCCAGAATTATTTTATAATAACACCGAAAAAAAGGCGAAATTATCAAAGCCTCATGTAGTGTTGTTCATTACCTTTCTTAAACTAATGAATCACGTAAAGTCTAAAATGAATGGACTTACCGAAAAGCATCTCGATTTTTATTATAGAAAATATCTACAATTAAACCCAAAACAGGCAGTACCAGATGTAGTGAATGTACTTTTAGAATTAGAAGAGAATACTGAATATCTCGAAGTACAAAAAGGAACCATATTACAGGCAGGAGAAGATGCTGAAGGAAACGAATTACAGTATGTCACCAATGAAGATACGGTGATTAGCAAGGCTCAAATAACACAATTAAAAAGTGTTTTTGTATCCAAGCAAGTACGAACTATCCAAAATGTACATCAGGAGAGAGGAAAGACTAAAGATGCTGCATTTGTAGACATGATGGAAATGGCGCTAGGACATCCAAGTCCAGGAGATGCACTCCCAGATTTTCCAGAAGAATCACAAATAGAAGATGTTTTTCAATTACATGAAGCTGTAAAAAATGAGAATTCCAACGCAATTACCTATGTAAAGGAAGTGTTGTTTTTAGAAAGAGATGAGTTTGACCGGATTTTTTTAAAGCATCAACAAGACAAAGAAGGTATTCCTATAGATTGGGAAGCTGAGTACGAGTTATTAGAAAAGGCATATGAAAGAAAAATTATTCACCAGAGACAACAAAGTTTAAAAGAATTAGATCTCACTAATGGATTTGATACCATGCTAAAGAAGGTGTATGGGAATCCAAATCCAGGAGATTCTTTGCCTTTTTACAATGGAGAAACAGTATCTTTAGAAAAAGTACTTGAAGATTTACAAGCCTCAAATGAAAACTCCGAGCAAGCATTAGAATATGTGGAAGTAGAATTATTGTTAAGAAAACAAGATTTTATCCATCTCATGCAAACCAATAGTGATAATACTATTTCCGAAGAAGATAAAAATAAAGTATATCGTATTTTAGAATTTTCAGAACGTCAGCTGCGTTCTGTGGTAATTCCTTCTCCAGAAACAGAACAATTATCAGATATTTATGATACTTCTAATGCTAAAGATTTTCTTTTTAGTCAGTATGATGAGGAAGAAGAAAGTAAAAGGTTCAAAACCTTTGGAGATAGACTAGCCGCAATAGAAGATCATTCTTTAAAACCATCAGAGATTGGATTTGCGATTAGTTCTCCAACCCTATTGCTCAAAGATGGAAAACGTACTATTGACGTATTATTAGATCTAAATCTGAGCAACCAAAAAATAGAAGATTTACGAGCTGTTTTTGATAAAAACGTTCCTTTTCAAACCTATCTAAGTAGCGCAGAACAATGGTTTACGCCAGATGAGGTGCACTATTCTTTAGGGAATTATGTAGGTAGTCCATCTGAGAACAATCTAAATGTTGAAATAAAAGATCAAACCATTACACGATTAGATACGACTAATTTTAATGTTACTGATATAGGAAATTACATCGTAGATACCACTCAAAAAATTTATGAAATTGTAGCTTTTAAAGATGTAAAAATCGTAGAAGTTAAAGAGGTTGGCATAATAGAAACACCTGTAGAGAATGTTCAGAAATACAATAAGGATCAGGTATATCTAAATGCGCTGAGAATCCGAATTAAGCTTCAGGATAATGATTTGCCAATTATTTCATTTCCATTTTCGTCATCTTTTATAGAATCCGATCATCCTGTTATGGTCTGTACATTACAGTCTTCAATAGAAGGGCAAGATGATCAAAATCAGATGCGAAGTAGCTTTCAGCACCTAGTAGACGTAGTATTACAAAAAGCCCATATTCGAGCAGATGTTCAGGATATGCAGCATAGTATCATTGAGAATGATGAAGGAACAATCGATACCAACAAACCATTTGAACCTTTTGGCTTTCAACCCGAAATAGGAACTAGTCTTTATATCGCTAATGACGAAATATCTCAGAAACGCTTGCAAGATGTAAAGTTGCATTTAGAATGGGTCAAACAGCCCACATCTTTTGTGAATTATTACAAAAACTATTGGCTTATTCAGGCAGATCATACCGAGGAAGAACTCGCTGCACTAAATGATGAACAATTGGCTGAACTTATAGATCAAAAGTTAGGTTTTGATGCTGCTATCATTGAGAGTGACCATGATTTTAAGGCGGATGTCTTTTTACATGATCGCAATGCGGAATTATTACTTTCTACAAAGATTGAAGATGAGCAAGGCAATGAAGTAACAGAAGGATTTCCTCTTTTTAATAAAGAAAATAGTATATCCATAGATGATATTCCTACAAGGATAAAAAATACTAGTCCAGATTATCAATATAAAGAACGTTTTGGAATACAGACAGACGAAGAAGAAGCATTACTTTGGGATCGCTATTTTAGAATAGAATTAACTCCAACAAACTTTCAGCATGTAGTATTCAACACCTTATCTGTTAAGCAAGCAATATCGGAAAAGGTAGATATAAAAAACTTAAAGATTAATCCACCATATCAGCCTAAGCTTAAAAAACTTGGAATCTCATATACATCTTGTGATACTATTCTAGCAAAAACTGCGGTGGATAGTACGAATAAGATATTTCATATACATCCTTTTGGATATGATGATATAACTCCTGGAGAAGAAAGTACGCTAATTCCTGCGTATAAGGATGAAGGCTCATTATATCTGGGAATCGCAGAGGTAAATACACCACAGGTACTTTCATTTTTATTTCAAATGGCAGAAGGAAGTGCAGATCCAGAAGTAGAAAAACCAGTAGTGAAATGGAGTTATCTACGAAATAATGAATGGATAACATTAGCACCTTCTAACCTACTAAAGGATGGTACGAATGGATTACTGAATACAGGGATCGTAAAAGTTAGAATACCTGAAGATGCTACCCAAGGTGGTACCTTAATGCCATCGCATTTACATTGGATTAAGATAAGTGCGTTTAAAAATATTGAAGGAGTATCTGACACTATTGATATTCGGAGTCAGGTGATTAGTGCCACACTCGCTAGTGAAACAGTAGCGCCAGTACATTTTGAAAATCCATTGACAGTAGATACGATTACCGAAGAACTCAACCAAATACCTGAAGTAGCAAAAATTACGCAACCTTTTACATCTAGTAAAGGGAAACCGGTAGAAAAGGGAGATGCCTTATATAAGCGAATCAGTGAACGTTTACGGCACAAGAACAGAGCGTTGACGATGTGGGATTATGAACATATGATATTACATCAGTTCCCAGAGATCTATAAAACGAAATGTCTTCCGGCTTCGGATCGTATCGGGGGAGTAGATGTGATTGTAGTTCCAGATATTAAAGGAAAATTACCATTTAATCCTTTTGCTCCAAAAGTAGCAACAGATACACTTCTTAAGATCAATTCGTATCTAGAAAATCTGGCTCCGACCTATGCCGAGATATCAGTTTCGAACCCTTCTTATTTACAAGTTTCTACAGAATGTGTTGTAAAATTTTATCCTGGATATGATGAAGTTTTTTATAAAGGAAAGCTAATAGAAGAAATCAAAAGATTCATGTCTCCGTGGGCATATGGAGAGGATAACGAAATTCAAATCGGAGGATCACTCCATGCTAGTCTGATTATCAACTTCATTGCAGAACGTCCTTATATCGATTATGTAGCAAACCTAAAATTATTTCAAAGCGAAGACGGAAAGACGTTTACCGATGTACGAAGTCTGAATGAAGGCAAATCTATCGTAACGCCCTCGCAACCCGACATGATTATGGTAGCTGCCCAAATACACGAAGTCTATGTAGTTAACGAAAATGGATTCGAAGAAGACAGCTTTGAAGGAATTAATTATATGGAAATAAGCAAAGACTTTATCGTAACATAA
- a CDS encoding ATP-binding protein, whose product MEKSTIIKTKNHNKTITNVNSSNAEVLQAELAWLSLVLRTRLELHFEQETLYESIEELTPPDIKGKEGSYTNFIQEHKLNFAERLLLILALVPHLKPEVLDILLTKNKDYDRRYSEFGGVLLEGHLGLIPTAETAMFLLSGDDLQKRLAYHGLVTQYFIGIRQGMISTTPTKGNSPLLSSIWMVSNEYVASILTGIPYQAIYSPDFPAQQLHTKLSWQDLIVSRSTARSLQEIRDWVTHGQTVLEALELGKRLKPGYKSLFYGPPGTGKSMAAALLGKSTGKQVYKIDLSMTVSKYIGETEKNLAKVFDQAQQHDWILFFDEADSLFGQRTQVSSANDRYGNQEIGYLLQRIEDFPGVVILASNLKDNIDEAFTRRFQSMIEFTMPGADERYQLWQQSFADKLPLDASADLWKIAEHYDISGGLMMNVIRKCTLQAVTHEKATISQQNLETAIKQELQKEGVIIS is encoded by the coding sequence ATGGAAAAATCAACAATCATAAAAACAAAAAATCATAATAAAACTATTACTAATGTAAATAGTAGTAATGCCGAAGTTTTGCAAGCCGAACTTGCATGGTTAAGTCTGGTATTACGAACCCGCTTAGAACTACATTTCGAGCAGGAAACACTGTACGAATCTATCGAAGAATTAACGCCTCCAGATATAAAGGGTAAGGAAGGAAGTTATACCAACTTTATTCAAGAACACAAACTCAACTTTGCAGAAAGACTACTATTAATTCTAGCATTAGTACCACATCTAAAACCTGAAGTATTAGATATTTTACTCACTAAAAACAAGGATTATGACAGGCGGTATAGTGAATTTGGCGGAGTATTGTTAGAAGGACATTTAGGATTAATACCAACGGCAGAAACAGCGATGTTTTTATTATCAGGAGATGATCTCCAAAAACGATTAGCATATCATGGACTAGTTACTCAGTATTTTATAGGTATACGACAAGGAATGATCAGTACGACACCGACTAAAGGGAACAGTCCTTTATTGAGCAGTATATGGATGGTATCTAATGAATATGTAGCCTCTATACTAACAGGAATACCCTATCAAGCAATATATAGCCCTGATTTCCCTGCACAACAATTGCATACTAAGCTATCTTGGCAAGATCTTATCGTCTCTAGATCTACAGCACGTAGCTTGCAGGAAATCAGGGATTGGGTTACTCACGGACAAACAGTTTTAGAAGCTTTAGAACTTGGCAAACGATTAAAACCTGGCTACAAAAGTTTGTTTTATGGGCCACCAGGAACTGGTAAAAGTATGGCTGCTGCTTTATTGGGAAAGAGTACTGGTAAACAGGTATATAAAATAGATCTGAGTATGACGGTTTCTAAATACATAGGAGAAACTGAAAAAAATCTGGCAAAAGTATTTGATCAGGCACAACAACACGATTGGATCTTGTTTTTTGATGAAGCTGATTCATTATTCGGGCAGCGTACACAGGTGAGCAGTGCTAATGATCGATACGGAAATCAGGAAATTGGGTATTTACTACAACGTATAGAGGATTTTCCTGGAGTAGTAATCCTAGCAAGTAATTTGAAAGATAATATAGATGAGGCATTTACTAGAAGATTCCAATCCATGATTGAATTTACAATGCCAGGAGCAGACGAACGCTATCAATTATGGCAACAATCTTTTGCAGACAAATTACCATTAGATGCCAGTGCAGATCTATGGAAAATTGCAGAACACTATGATATTTCTGGTGGATTGATGATGAACGTGATACGTAAATGTACACTGCAAGCAGTAACCCATGAAAAAGCAACTATCTCTCAACAGAACTTAGAAACGGCCATAAAGCAGGAGTTACAGAAAGAGGGAGTGATTATAAGTTAA
- a CDS encoding phage baseplate assembly protein V produces the protein MSSTVVTSTIKSNGKILPLGSYELLSIDTSKEFNKIPLAELKLSDGCVANQKFTTLESDAFIPGALIEIFLRYEGNNTNETKVFEGIVINQEIERSQYQSVLTIELCDPSIKMTTLRKNKVFQNKTDSKLIKDIISTYRDLKAKNIENTSLAHPQMVQYYVSDWDFIVSRAEANGQLVKVDNGEVSVFTPQIGSTDHTLTFGIDLAHFDLKISSRHQYQKVHSFGLDTKKDELALSIPKKGKEQILTSIDYKTSQLSDAAGAKETNLVHAVPTDPLELQSWSDAQLVKSRLSLVQGTIRVNGNGKVKVGQTLKIENVSRFNGEHIITGVRHGFVMGSGWYTYLQIGMDANWFSSQSDIIDTKAAGLLPGINGLQVGTVLGHIEDSKQGFRIKVHIPAFDQEAKTTEVLAMYTTLDAGVDHGIFFPPEKGDRVVIGFLNDDPRQAVVLGAMHSHKAPHTEKKKNSYKGIFTKSNYQLLFDEEKETVTLSTADKDQSNEQLLAINQKEKTIKLEDAHGNSILMGKDGIKIISAKDFSIEAAGDFDINAKGKVKVKGKKVDLI, from the coding sequence ATGTCATCAACTGTAGTAACAAGTACGATTAAAAGCAACGGCAAGATCCTGCCATTAGGATCGTATGAATTATTGTCGATAGATACGAGCAAAGAGTTTAACAAAATACCTTTGGCCGAACTTAAGTTATCTGATGGTTGTGTAGCAAATCAAAAGTTTACCACCTTAGAAAGCGATGCTTTTATACCAGGAGCTTTGATTGAAATCTTTTTGCGGTACGAAGGAAATAATACAAACGAGACGAAGGTTTTTGAAGGTATCGTGATCAATCAGGAAATCGAACGCTCACAATACCAATCAGTACTTACGATAGAGCTTTGCGATCCGTCTATAAAAATGACCACTTTACGAAAAAACAAAGTGTTTCAGAATAAAACGGATAGCAAACTTATAAAAGATATTATCAGCACCTACAGGGATTTAAAAGCTAAGAATATTGAAAATACTTCTTTGGCACATCCACAGATGGTACAGTACTATGTTTCGGATTGGGATTTTATAGTATCAAGAGCAGAAGCAAATGGGCAACTAGTAAAAGTTGATAATGGAGAGGTTTCTGTTTTTACGCCACAAATTGGAAGTACCGATCATACCCTAACCTTTGGGATAGACCTGGCCCATTTTGATCTAAAAATTAGTAGTCGTCATCAATATCAGAAAGTACATTCATTTGGTTTGGATACAAAAAAGGATGAATTAGCACTTAGTATTCCCAAAAAAGGTAAAGAGCAAATATTAACTAGTATTGATTACAAAACTTCACAATTGTCAGATGCAGCTGGAGCTAAAGAAACAAACTTGGTTCATGCTGTACCTACAGATCCATTAGAATTGCAATCTTGGTCAGATGCGCAACTTGTAAAATCTCGACTGTCTTTGGTACAAGGAACCATTAGGGTTAATGGAAATGGAAAAGTAAAAGTAGGTCAGACCCTGAAAATAGAAAATGTAAGTCGATTTAATGGAGAACATATCATTACTGGAGTTCGACATGGATTTGTAATGGGTTCAGGATGGTATACTTACTTGCAGATTGGAATGGATGCCAATTGGTTTAGTTCGCAATCTGATATTATAGATACAAAAGCTGCTGGTTTATTACCTGGTATAAATGGATTACAAGTAGGAACAGTGTTGGGACATATAGAGGATTCGAAGCAGGGATTCCGAATTAAAGTACATATACCAGCTTTTGATCAAGAAGCTAAAACTACCGAAGTATTAGCTATGTATACCACATTAGATGCTGGAGTAGATCATGGAATTTTCTTTCCTCCAGAAAAAGGAGACCGTGTAGTGATTGGTTTTTTAAACGATGATCCCAGACAAGCAGTTGTTTTAGGGGCAATGCATAGCCACAAAGCACCGCATACCGAAAAGAAAAAAAACTCATACAAAGGGATTTTTACCAAGTCTAATTATCAATTGCTTTTTGATGAGGAAAAAGAAACGGTAACGCTATCTACAGCGGATAAGGACCAATCCAACGAGCAGCTATTAGCCATCAATCAAAAGGAAAAAACAATCAAACTAGAAGATGCTCATGGTAATAGTATTCTGATGGGTAAAGATGGTATTAAAATTATAAGCGCTAAGGATTTTTCAATAGAAGCTGCAGGAGACTTTGATATCAATGCTAAAGGAAAAGTAAAAGTAAAAGGAAAAAAAGTGGATTTAATATAA